From the Terriglobia bacterium genome, the window CGCGAAGCCGTCTCCCGCCGCTATCGCCGCCTCCAGGAAGAGAAACAGCCGCTCCCCGGCCTGGTGCTGATCGATGGTGGTATCGGCCAGCTCCACGCCGCCGTGCAGGCCCTCGAATCCCTGCAGATCATCAACCAGCCCCTGGTCAGCATCGCCAAGAAAGAAGAAATCCTCTACGTCTACGGCCGGGAGCACGAGCCCATCGTCCTCGATCGGCACTCTCCCGTTCTGCACCTCGTCCAGCAAATTCGCGACGAAACCCACCGCTTCGCCGTGGCTTTCCACCGCCAGCGCCGCGGCCAGCGCCAGACCCACAGTGCCCTCGGCGAAATACCAGGCGTCGGCCCGCGCACCGCGCAGAAACTCCTTCGCGAATTTGGCAGCGTCGCCAACCTGCGCCGCGCCGGCCTGGACGCCTTGAGCCGCGTGCTGCCACGCAAGCGCGCCGAAAAAATCCTGCAGCATCTGCAGGAGAGCCAGAACCACTCTGTTGTGGAATAGCGGTTAGCGCGTCTTGCGCCACCCAGACCCCTGTGCTAGCTTGCACATGGAGGCTCTTATGGCAGACAACGTAGGCTCCAAAGTCAGTTATTTTCTCGTCGGGCTTGGCGTCGGCGCTCTCGTCGGCGTTCTGTTTGCCCCCAAGTCGGGTGAAGAAACCCGCGAATATCTCGCCAAGCGCGCCGATGATGGCCGCGACTACGCGCAGCGCAAGGCCCGCGAATTGCGCGAGCGCGCCGACGATCTCCTTGAGCGCGGCAAGGAAGTGGCGTCCCGGCAGAAGGATTCGCTGAGCGCGGCGGTGGAAGCCGGGCGCGAGGCTTACCAGCGCGAAAAGTCCAAGTCGTAGTTGACCGCTTTGCGGTCACGCTGACAGTTGACCGTTTCGCGGTCCTAGTGACAGTCGTTCGGGATCGAGCAGCTCAGCGGAATAGGGCCCGCCGTGCAGCGGGGCCTGTGGGGTGCGTATGCAAACCTGGCTAGCCGTGTTCGTGGTGGCGATGTCGGTTGCCGTTATTCTTCAGACGGTTATCCTGGCCGCCCTCTATTTTCAGCTTAAGCGCCGCCTGGAGCAGACCCAGCGCATCCTCACCGATCTGCAGACGCGCATCGGGCCCATCCTCACCCGCGTGCAGATCCTGCTGGAAGATACCCAGCCGCGCATTTCCGATCTGGTGGCCGACGCCGCGCACTTCGTCTATCTCGCGCGCACCCAGGCGCAGAAGGTGGACCGCATCTTCACGGAAACCGCCGACCACCTGCGCGGCCAGCTCAACCACTTTGACCGCATTCTCACCGGCACCCTGGAAACCCTCGAGGATGCCGGCTCGCAGTTCCGCCGCAGCTTCCTCGGCCCCATGCAGAAGGTTTCCGCGGTGGTGCAGGGCGTCAAGGTCGGCCTGGATTTCTTCCGTTCGCGCCGCCGCGGCGACTCGCCCCCCGAAGCCCCGGAACCCCAGGAAGACGAACTCTTCATCTGACCCGCCGGCGGCTGTCCGGCAGTTTGTAAAAAAACGAACACGTCATTCCGAGCGAAGCGAGGAATCTCTCTTCGTTCAGCTGACTAGTCCTGCCGCGCGATCCACCCGCCGCCCAGCACTACTTCGCCCGCGTAGAAAACCGCCGCCTGCCCCGGGGTGATCGCCCGCTGCGGCGCATCGAAGGTGACCCGCGCGCCGGCCGCCCCCAGCGGCTCCACGGTCGCCGGCGCGGCTTCGTGCTTGTGGCGGATCTTCACTTCCGCGCGCAGCGGCTGCTCCGGCGCTGCGCCGGCAATCCAGTTCACGCCCTCTACGGCGCACACCGTCTCGCGCAGCGCCGCGTCCTCGCCCACGATCACCCGGTTGGCTGCGGTGTCCAGCGCAATCACGTATAACGCCTCGCCCGTGGCGATGCCCAGCCCCTTGCGCTGTCCCACCGTGAACTGATGCAGCCCGCTGTGCCGTCCCAGAACTTCGCCGCCCTGCGTGCGTATCTCGCCTTCTTCGGCGGCCAGCGGAGCGCCGCGCTCCCGTGAATACGCCTCGATGAACTGCGCGTAATTCCCGTTGGGCACGAAGCACAGCTCCATGCTCTCCGCCTTTTCGGCCACGGGCAGCGCCGCGCACCGCGCCAGCTCGCGCACCTCTTCCTTCGTCAGCTCGCCGAGAGGGAACTCGCTGCGGCAGAGCTGCTCCTGCGTCAATCCAAAGAGAAAATACGACTGGTCCTTGCTTTCATCCTTCGCGCGCAGCAGCTCGAACCGCCCCGTCTTGCGATTCTCCCGCACCCGCACGTAGTGCCCGGTGGCCAGGCGCTCCGCACCCACCTGCCGCGCCATGCGCAGCAGCGGCGCGAACTTCACGTCGGTGTTGCACCTGGCGCAGGCGATCGGCGTGCGCCCCGCGAGATAGTCCGCCACGAACGGCCGCACCACGCGCTCCTCGAACTGCTCCTCGAAATTCACCACGTAGTGCGGAAACCCCAGATGCTGCGCCACGCGCTTCGCGTCATACACGTCGTCCAGCGAGCAGCAGCGCCCCGCCGCCGGTCCTGCTACTTCGGGGCCTTGCAGTTCCGGCAGCCGCCGCTGGTTCCACAGCTGCATTGTCAGCCCCACCACCGCCCGCCCCTGCCCGCACAGCAGGGCCGCCACCGTCGAGCTGTCCACACCCCCGCTCATGGCCAGCGCGACCATGCCGCGCGCCCCTGCGGCCCGCCCGGTCGCATCTCCGTTTTGTGTGAACGTCTTCATCTCGTATTCCGTTTCCGTTCCTCCGGCCCCATCGGAAAACCGCGCGGCTGCCGCCCCGCGCTACAGGGCTTGCCCGGATTTGCCATACCGTGGCGACAACTCCCGCAACTGCGCCACCGCCGCGGGTACCACTTCAAGCGCGAAATCGACCTCCGCCTCGGTCGTGTGCCGCCCCAGGCTGAAGCGCAAACTCGCCCGCGCCTCTTCGGCCGGCAAACCGATCGCCGTGAGCACATGCGACGGCTCCAGCGCCCCGGAAGAGCACGCCGCCCCCGTCGAGCACGCCAGCCCCTTCAGGTCCAGCGCAATCACCAGCGCCTCGCCCTCCACCCCGGGGAATAGGATGTTCGTGGTATTCGGAGTGCGTGCCGCGCCGCCTCCATTCACCCGCGCCTGCGGCACCCGCTCCAGTAGCCCGCGCTCCAGCCGGTCGCGCAGCGCGCCCACCCGCCGCGCGTCTTCCGCCAGCGCCGCGCGCGCCATCTCCGCCGCTTTGCCCAGCCCCACGATCCCCGGCACGTTTTCCGTCCCCGGCCGGAAGCCGTGCTGGTGCCGCCCGCCGTAAAGCAGCTGCCGCAGCCGCGTCCCCCGCCGGATGTACAGCGCGCCCACGCCCTTCGGCGCATAGAATTTGTGCCCCGAAAGCGAGAGCAGGTCCACGCCCAGCCGCTCCACGTCCACCGGAATCTTGCCCGCGCTCTGCACCGCATCCGTATGGAAGTACACATCCCCCCCGGCTGCGATCTTGCCAATCTCTTCGAGCGGCTGAATGGTGCCCAGTTCATTGTTGGCGTGCATTACCGTGATCAGCGCCGTCTCCGGCCGCAACGCCCGGCGCACCGCCGGGGGGTCCACGCGCCCCGCGCCATCCACGGCCAGATAGGTTACCGCCACGCCCTGCTTTTCCAGCGCCTGGCAGGTGTTCAGGACCGCTTCGTGCTCGATGGCGGTCGTCACGATGTGGGGAGAAAAATCAGCGAGAGAAGCAGAGGACGAACGCATCGCCAGAAGCGGCTGTGCCATCCCAAAAATCGCGTGATTGTCCGACTCTGTCCCCCCGCTGGTAAAGACGATCTCCTGCGGGCGCGCGCCGATCAGCGCCGCCACCGCTTCCCGCGCCGACTCCACCGCCGCCCGGGCCTTCTGCCCAAAGCTGTGGATGGATGCGGCATTCCCGTACTCCGCGGAGAAGTAGGGCAGCATCGCCTCGAGCACCCCCGGCTCGACCGGGGTGGTGGCGTTGTAATCCATGTAAACCCGCTTCATGGCTGTGCTTTTAGGATAGCAGGAGCGGGAGGGAAGTGGCGAGGGAGGAGTGGCAGAGGAGGAGTTAGTTAACGATATGACCCCCACCCCCTCGGGTTTTTTGTAACTGCAGATTCTAAATAGTTTTAAGTCCTTTGTTTTGGAACTGCAGATGATAAAGGGGTTAGGGGCGCATTTTGTGGAAGTGCAGAATGCAAAGGGGTTGCGCGGGTGAGAAGGGGGAAGGAGGGCATCATTCGCATACTTAGGTCCGGGCGGGATTCGCAGACATGCCGGATGCGGGGTGGCGGAGTGTCGCGCAGGTTGAGCGGGAATGTTTGCCGCAAACACGACAAATGATAGCAGTGGAGTTACTATAAGTCAATAGATAACTAAATGGTTTTCGAATGGGCTGTGCCAGGCGTTCGAAAACCAGCACCCTGCCAAACATCTTGGAATATCTTGCCGCCGTTCGTCCGTGCTACAGTCTCCAGTTCCGGGCGCCCCCCGTTATGCGGAATTGAGGATCGACCGCTGCGCGGCCGGATGTGGAGAGGATGACGTGGCCTATCGCGATTTGCGGGAGTTCGTCCACAAGCTGGAGAAGGCAGGAGAGCTGAAGCGCATCACCGTGGAGGTGGACCCGGTCCTGGAGATCACCGAGGTCACTGACCGCGTGACGCGGGCCAACGGCCCGGCGCTGCTTTTCGAGAAGCCCAAAGGCTCGCGCTATCCCGTGCTGATCAATGCCTTCGGCAGCTTGCGGCGGATGGAGCTGGCTTTCGAGGTGGAGAAGCTGGATGAGATTGCGGCGCGTATCCGCGGCTTTCTGGATATGCAGTCGCCGCAGGGACTCTTTGACAAGCTTAAGATGCTGCCGAAGCTGGCCGAGCTGGGGTCCTTCTTCCCGAAGACAGTGAAGTCCGGGCCGTGCAAGGAAGTAATCAAGCACGGCAAGGACGTCAATCTCAACGAATTCCCGATCCTGAAGTGCTGGCCGCAGGATGGCGGGCGCTTTATCACCTTTCCGCTGGTATTCACCAAGAATCCGGAAAACGGCAAGCGCAACGTGGGCATGTACCGCATGCAGGTATATGACGAGCGCACCACGGGCATGCACTGGCAGACACAGAAGCACGGCGCCGAGCATTTCCGCCGGGCGCAGGCCAAGGATCCCCAGGGACGCATTCCCGTAGCGGTGGCCATCGGCTCGGACCCCTCCACGGCGCTGGCGGGCATGCTGCCGATTCCGCCGGATATGGATGAAATGATGTTCGCGGGCTTTCTGCGGCGCGAGCCGGTGGAGATGGTAGCCTGCGAAACCTGCGACCTGGAAGTGCCAGCCAACTCGGAGATCGTCCTGGAAGGCTACGTCAGCTTGAACGAGATGCGCGTGGAAGGGCCCTTTGGCGACCATACCGGATTTTATTCACTGGAAGGGGATTACCCGGTCTTCCACGTGGAGTGCATCACCCACCGCATAGACCCCGTCTACCTGACTACCATCGTGGGCCCGCCGCCGCAAGAGGACTACTGGATGGGCTACGCCGTGGAGCGCATCTTCCTGCCGGTAATGAAGATGCAGTACCCGGAGATCGTGGACGTGGCCATGCCCGCCGAAGGCATCTTCCACAACCTGATGATCGTGGCCATCCGCAAATCCTACCCGGGGCACGCGCGCAAGATCATGAACGCCATCTGGTCGCTGGGCCAAGCGATGTTCACCAAGGTGATTGTGGTGGTGGACCACGACGTGAACGTGCACGACGCCCGGGAGGTCACCTGGAAAGCCCTGTGCGCGCTGGATCCCGAGCGCGATGTGCAGTTTGTGCTGGGTCCCGTGGATACGCTGGACCACGCGGCGCGGATGCAGGACTACGGCTCGAAGATGGGCATTGATGCCACGCGCAAGTGGGCGGCGGAAGGATTCGCGCGGCCGTGGCCGGACGAAATCCGCATGGACGAAGCGACGAAGGCGCGGATCCGGGCACTTTGGATGTCGTTTGGTTTCAAAGGATAACCGTCCCTGCGGGCAGGTAGGGGGTCTATGGAAAAATACAACCTGTAGTGGTACTAGGTCCCTCATGACCCAATATCTGTGAATTGCTTGCGGCAATCCCCCCACAACTACCTGCAATTACCCCTATTCTTAGGACAACTACGGCAATCATTCCCTTGACGCCCGCTATTGGCGAATGTCATAAGGGGTGCACGGCAAATGCCCGCGGGGGCCACAAAGCAGGAGCGGGTGCGCCGGAAGGCCGACAAAGTAAAGAGTACGGGCGAAGCAGTGCTGAACGCCTGGGGTGGCGTTTCCCGTGAATGAGTCGCGCGAAGTGATGAACGTCCGGCAGGCGTCGCAGTATCTGGGGATCTCACCGGATACTCTGTACCGTTACATCACCGAGGGCGAAATCCCCGCGTTCAAGCTTGGAAATCGTTGGAAACTCAGGAAGACGATCCTGGACCGCTGGATGGAACGCAAGATGAGCCAGGTACACGCCCGGCGCCATTAGCCTGGCGCGGGCGATCGGGGAGAGAGGCCGCACTATGTTGTTCGGCATCGGAAAAGGGAGCAAGCAGCTGGTGGGACTGGACATCGGGTCCAATTCCATCAAAGCCGTGGAATTGAAATCCACGAAAGCCGGCTATGAGCTGGTGAGTTTCGGCATCGAGGCCCTGGCGCAGGATACGGTGGTGGACGGGGCGATCATGGACGCCCCGCAGGTAGCCAATGCCATCAGCAAGATTTTTGAAGCCCAGAAGATCAAGACCAAGAGCGTGGCCACGTCAGTGTCGGGGCACTCGGTGATCGTGAAGAGGGTGCCGCTGCCGCTGATGAGCGAAGAAGAGCTGTACGACCGGATCCCGGCGGAAGCCAGCCAGCACATCCCCTTCGACATTGCGGACGTGAACCTGAGTTACCAGCTGCTGGAAACGATGGATTCGCAGATGGACGTGCTGCTGGTGGCGGTGAAAAAAGACAAGATTCTGAATCACACGAACGTGCTGGCGCAGGCGGGCAAAGCGCCGGTGGTGGTGGACATTGACGCGTTCGCGCTGCAGAACTGCTTTGAAGTGAACTACGACCCGGAGCCCGGGCAGACGGTAGCGCTGCTGAACATCGGGGCCAGCGTGATGAACATCAACATCGTGCGCGGGGGCATCCCGCTGTTCACGCGCGACGTTTCCGTGGGCGGGAACCAGTACACCGACGCGCTGCAGAAAGAACTGGACCTGAGCTTCGAGGATGCCGAACGGCTGAAGAAAGGCGAGCAGATCGCCAGCGTTTCGGACGAACAAAAACAGCAGATTCTGCGCAGCGTTTCGGACATCCTGACGCTGGAAATCCAGAAAACCTTCGACTTTTTCCGGGCCACGGCCAGCGGGGAAAATATCCAGCGCATCTATGTGGCGGGCGGAACGGCGCGCGTGCCGGGTCTGGTGGACCTGCTGCGGGAAGAGTTCGCCATGCCGGTCGAGGAACTGAATCCCTTCCGCAAGGTGCTGGTGAATCCGGCCAAACACGCGGATGAACAAATTCGGGAGCTGTCCCCGCGGCTGGCGATAGCCGTGGGACTCGCGCTGAGGAGCTTTGACTAGCCATGATTCGCATAAATCTTCTCGGTCAAGCCCGTCCCAAGGCCGCGCGGAAGGCGGTGCCGCTGGGCGCCGCGCTACCGACGGCGCTGATCGGCGCCGGCGTGGTGTTCGGACTTCTGGTATTGAGCTTCTACTACATGACGCTGCAGAAGGACCTGAAGCAGGAACAGGAACGCATCAAGCAGTTGCAGGCGCAGAAGACGGAACTGGAGCAGGTCAAGCAGCAAGTGGAATCGTTCGAGAGACAGAAGCAGATCCTGCAGCAGCGGGTGTCGATTATCGAGCAATTGCAGCGGGACCGCACGGGCGGTCAGGATTTGCTGGACATGATCGCGAATACGGTGTCGCGCACGGAAAATCTGTGGCTGACTTCGATGACGCGGAAGGGGAACACGCTGGCGATCGAGGGCGCGGCGGCATCGATCAGTTCGGTGGCGAACTTCATCACGCAGATGAAGCGCTCGGGGTACTTCCAGAAGATCGAGATCAAGGAATCGCACCAGGACGAAAGGAATGTGACCGTGCAGACGTTCACCTTCCAGATTTCGGCGGAAATCGCGCCGCCGCAGCAGGGGCAGGCGGCCAAGCCGGCCAGCGCCGGGGCGCAGCCGATGGGGAAACCCGCGGCTCCGGCTAAGAAAGGGTAGGGGGAACCGTCATGCCGAATCCGTTCCGAGACATGTCGGTCTTCATGCAGGTTCTGGTGGCAGTGGCCATCGCGGTAGTGCTGGTGGTACTGGGGTTGTATCTCCCGTTCTCGCCGGTGCAGGGGACGCGGGACGCGGTGGACAAGGCGGTCCAGGAGAAGACGCGGCTCAATCAGGAAGTGCAGCAGTTGCAGGTGTACCGGCAGAGGTACGGGGAATTGCGGCAGCAGATGGATGCGCTCTCCAAGCAGCTGGAGACGCTGAAGACGATCGTTCCGGAAGAGAAGGAAGTGGATGAGTTTATCCGCCTGATGCAAGGCGCAGCGGGGGCTTCGAACGTGCAGGTGCGCCGGTTGACGACGCTGCCGCTGGTGGCCAAGGAGTATCACTACGAGGCGCCGTTCGATATTCAGGTGGACGGCCCGTATTTCAATATCCTGGACTTTTTCAGCCGGCTTAGCCATCTGTCGCGGATCATCAACGTCAGTGATCTGAACTTTCATGAAACGGAAAGCGGCGGGACTCAAAAGTATCCGCTGCGGCCGGGCACGACGGTCACGGGAACCTTTACAGCGACAACGTTTTTTACGAAACCGGCGGAAACGGCTGCCTCTGCGCAGACAGGCAAGGCAGCGGCTAAGCCGGCAGGGAGACCCTAAGCGGGGTTGAGCGAACTATGCGTTCTGCACATGCACTCGTACTAGGGATATTGTTAGCACTGGCCGCACCCAGCGTGCGCGCGCAGGGCACCGCGTCCGGGCAAAAGCCGGACACCTCGAAGGCGACCGCGAAGCCTGCGGCGAAGAGCGCACCGGCGGGGAAGGCCGCGGCGCCAGCCATCAAGGCGGCGGCGAAGCCAGCTGCAAAAGCCGCGCCGAAGACAGCGACAAGGTCCGCGGCCCAGGCGGGCAAGCCGGCGGCGGGCGCGTCCAAGACGGCGAGCCAGGCACCAAAAGCGGCAAGGCGCGCGGCGAAGCCGGCAGCAAAACCGGCGGCGAAAGCGGCTCCGGCCCAGGTCCAGAAGAAGGCCGAATCTGTGGTGAAGAAAACGGCCAAGGCGGGCAAGAAAGTTGCGGTCGAAAAGAGAGCTGCGGCCCCCGGTACTGCGCCAGGATTTGCGGAAGAGAAGGTGGTTCGGCGGGACCCGTTTGAATCCCTGATCGGCCGGCAGAAGTCGCAGGCCGATGCCAGCAAGAGTCTGCCGCCGGGCAAAGCAGGGCTGCTGGTAAACACCCTGAAGCTTGATGGGATCGTACGCGCACCGAATGGAATGATTGCCGTGGTATCCAACCCGCAGCAGCGGACGTACTTTCTGCGCGAAGGTGATCAGCTCTATGACGGGCGTGTGGAAAAGATCTTGATGGATAGCGTGTCATTC encodes:
- a CDS encoding YtxH domain-containing protein codes for the protein MADNVGSKVSYFLVGLGVGALVGVLFAPKSGEETREYLAKRADDGRDYAQRKARELRERADDLLERGKEVASRQKDSLSAAVEAGREAYQREKSKS
- the mnmA gene encoding tRNA 2-thiouridine(34) synthase MnmA, whose product is MKTFTQNGDATGRAAGARGMVALAMSGGVDSSTVAALLCGQGRAVVGLTMQLWNQRRLPELQGPEVAGPAAGRCCSLDDVYDAKRVAQHLGFPHYVVNFEEQFEERVVRPFVADYLAGRTPIACARCNTDVKFAPLLRMARQVGAERLATGHYVRVRENRKTGRFELLRAKDESKDQSYFLFGLTQEQLCRSEFPLGELTKEEVRELARCAALPVAEKAESMELCFVPNGNYAQFIEAYSRERGAPLAAEEGEIRTQGGEVLGRHSGLHQFTVGQRKGLGIATGEALYVIALDTAANRVIVGEDAALRETVCAVEGVNWIAGAAPEQPLRAEVKIRHKHEAAPATVEPLGAAGARVTFDAPQRAITPGQAAVFYAGEVVLGGGWIARQD
- the nifS gene encoding cysteine desulfurase NifS, which gives rise to MKRVYMDYNATTPVEPGVLEAMLPYFSAEYGNAASIHSFGQKARAAVESAREAVAALIGARPQEIVFTSGGTESDNHAIFGMAQPLLAMRSSSASLADFSPHIVTTAIEHEAVLNTCQALEKQGVAVTYLAVDGAGRVDPPAVRRALRPETALITVMHANNELGTIQPLEEIGKIAAGGDVYFHTDAVQSAGKIPVDVERLGVDLLSLSGHKFYAPKGVGALYIRRGTRLRQLLYGGRHQHGFRPGTENVPGIVGLGKAAEMARAALAEDARRVGALRDRLERGLLERVPQARVNGGGAARTPNTTNILFPGVEGEALVIALDLKGLACSTGAACSSGALEPSHVLTAIGLPAEEARASLRFSLGRHTTEAEVDFALEVVPAAVAQLRELSPRYGKSGQAL
- a CDS encoding menaquinone biosynthesis decarboxylase, whose product is MAYRDLREFVHKLEKAGELKRITVEVDPVLEITEVTDRVTRANGPALLFEKPKGSRYPVLINAFGSLRRMELAFEVEKLDEIAARIRGFLDMQSPQGLFDKLKMLPKLAELGSFFPKTVKSGPCKEVIKHGKDVNLNEFPILKCWPQDGGRFITFPLVFTKNPENGKRNVGMYRMQVYDERTTGMHWQTQKHGAEHFRRAQAKDPQGRIPVAVAIGSDPSTALAGMLPIPPDMDEMMFAGFLRREPVEMVACETCDLEVPANSEIVLEGYVSLNEMRVEGPFGDHTGFYSLEGDYPVFHVECITHRIDPVYLTTIVGPPPQEDYWMGYAVERIFLPVMKMQYPEIVDVAMPAEGIFHNLMIVAIRKSYPGHARKIMNAIWSLGQAMFTKVIVVVDHDVNVHDAREVTWKALCALDPERDVQFVLGPVDTLDHAARMQDYGSKMGIDATRKWAAEGFARPWPDEIRMDEATKARIRALWMSFGFKG
- a CDS encoding helix-turn-helix domain-containing protein, with protein sequence MNVRQASQYLGISPDTLYRYITEGEIPAFKLGNRWKLRKTILDRWMERKMSQVHARRH
- a CDS encoding pilus assembly protein PilM gives rise to the protein MLFGIGKGSKQLVGLDIGSNSIKAVELKSTKAGYELVSFGIEALAQDTVVDGAIMDAPQVANAISKIFEAQKIKTKSVATSVSGHSVIVKRVPLPLMSEEELYDRIPAEASQHIPFDIADVNLSYQLLETMDSQMDVLLVAVKKDKILNHTNVLAQAGKAPVVVDIDAFALQNCFEVNYDPEPGQTVALLNIGASVMNINIVRGGIPLFTRDVSVGGNQYTDALQKELDLSFEDAERLKKGEQIASVSDEQKQQILRSVSDILTLEIQKTFDFFRATASGENIQRIYVAGGTARVPGLVDLLREEFAMPVEELNPFRKVLVNPAKHADEQIRELSPRLAIAVGLALRSFD
- a CDS encoding PilN domain-containing protein; this encodes MIRINLLGQARPKAARKAVPLGAALPTALIGAGVVFGLLVLSFYYMTLQKDLKQEQERIKQLQAQKTELEQVKQQVESFERQKQILQQRVSIIEQLQRDRTGGQDLLDMIANTVSRTENLWLTSMTRKGNTLAIEGAAASISSVANFITQMKRSGYFQKIEIKESHQDERNVTVQTFTFQISAEIAPPQQGQAAKPASAGAQPMGKPAAPAKKG
- a CDS encoding type 4a pilus biogenesis protein PilO, which translates into the protein MPNPFRDMSVFMQVLVAVAIAVVLVVLGLYLPFSPVQGTRDAVDKAVQEKTRLNQEVQQLQVYRQRYGELRQQMDALSKQLETLKTIVPEEKEVDEFIRLMQGAAGASNVQVRRLTTLPLVAKEYHYEAPFDIQVDGPYFNILDFFSRLSHLSRIINVSDLNFHETESGGTQKYPLRPGTTVTGTFTATTFFTKPAETAASAQTGKAAAKPAGRP